A part of Dermacentor variabilis isolate Ectoservices chromosome 10, ASM5094787v1, whole genome shotgun sequence genomic DNA contains:
- the LOC142560458 gene encoding uncharacterized protein LOC142560458 — protein MKRGRQHRGHLYESEQQGDAGVSCFVTRSRGTTWGSCASQNNKGQQLSKEPRPGDVHGHIAMKIRVGKRPLPAPQHISRLAGWTRTPPLVACCPASQGRLRCVSSRAAWLTGSGDDGEHIHTTNFGESLDLEQPDARATEQSLTQSGEVQLERQDSNLRHSSHIHCHDDVAIRTVAENYDKRVAPHTKIKFENTADQKPRRGRLRR, from the exons GCGATGCCGGGGTTTCGTGCTTCGTCACCAGGTCAAGAGGCACCACTTGGGGCAGCTGTGCGAGTCAGAACAACAAG GGCCAGCAGCTGTCCAAAGAACCCCGCCCTGGAGACGTCCATGGGCACATTGCCATGAAGATCCgggtgggaaagcgtcccttgCCGGCACCTCAACACATTTCTCGGCTCGCTGGCTGGACTCGAACACCGCCTCTGGTGGCATGTTGTCCAGCGTCACAAGGTCGACTGCGGTGTGTAAG tTCCAGAGCAGCGTGGCTCACCGGAAGTGGCGATGATGGCGAACATATCCACACCACGAACTTCGGAGAATCCCTCGATTTGGAGCAACCTGATGCGCGGGCCACCGAACAGTCGCTGACCCAGTCTGGAGAGGTTCAGCTCGAACGCCAGGACTCGAACCTGCGTCACAGCAGCCACATTCACTGTCACGACGACGTGGCCATTCGCACCGTTGCTGAAAATTACGACAAACGCGTGGCTCcgcacacaaaaataaagtttgaaAACACCGCTGACCAGAAGCCCAGAAGAGGACGACTACGACGATGA